The following proteins are encoded in a genomic region of Fusarium oxysporum f. sp. lycopersici 4287 chromosome 1, whole genome shotgun sequence:
- a CDS encoding cortactin, with translation MQKVADASGAKYSAGSSDSPRSAAPPPVKTKPVFTPTTSSRANPLVAARSKREENVDEDGWGADAPPVTRTQIEKVESAYKPTKVNIADLSKQPTATTSGSAPVKRDDTPGDVVKGGYQPIGKVDIAAIRAQAQKDQDDRPTPVKGSYEPVGKVDIAAIRAQAKPAALEKPQEDESRPVSERMSAFSQPAQSERLTSLPKPKVANKFGGAGGFSGTKAPTPGGLGFGAPAPAKSAPVGAASRTFADQGGKTPAQLWAERKARERGEDTASAPAPAPVGSTSPVQPQKSGSEWKSGYSGKSWAPVQTGDYGRGVPGQISQENTGEQPEDTPASPSGVSALRDRFKDTAPISAGAPPPPAARPAEDDTTPPPVPSGRPSGGFALPGLPSRPAPADEQDGEREDPSAYQTAAERERSPSPPRVAVPVSRGPVPEVGTPPEQRAPPPITPSQIDVPKESDLADDKEVSSTARFAGGAAAGVAVGAAVGVGAAAAAGALEREPSPEPEPHRAPEPAAQPAQESQGGYRAVIQYDYEKAEDNEIDLIEGDVVTNIDMVDEDWWMGTNSRGESGLFPSNYVELVGDDESEQPAAAAAAAPPPPPVAEPEPEPEPQAPEQQAGHTAVALYDYEAAEDNELSFPEDATITNLEFPDEDWWFGHYAGQAGLFPANYVQLNQ, from the exons ATGCAAAAGGTGGCCGATGCTTCCGGCGCCAAGTACTCAGCTGGAAGCTCAGACAGTCCTCGTTCTGCTGCACCTCCTCCTGTCAAGACCAAGCCTGTCTTCACCCCGACAACCTCCAGCCGTGCCAACCCACTCGTCGCTGCTCGATccaaaagagaggaaaatgtcgatgaggatgggTGGGGTGCTGATGCTCCTCCTGTCACGAGGACTCAGATCGAAAAGGTCGAGTCTGCTTACAAGCCTACAAAGGTCAACATTGCTGATCTCAGCAAGCAACCCACGGCGACTACCAGCGGAAGCGCCCCCGTCAAGCGCGACGACACACCAGGTGACGTGGTGAAGGGCGGTTATCAACCCATTGGCAAGGTCGACATTGCAGCTATTCGTGCTCAGGCTCAAAAAGACCAGGATGACAGGCCAACTCCTGTGAAGGGATCCTACGAACCCGTTGGAAAGGTTGACATTGCTGCAATCCGGGCACAGGCTAAGCCTGCTGCCTTGGAGAAACCTCAAGAGGACGAGTCTCGACCTGTGTCGGAACGCATGTCTGCTTTCTCTCAGCCAGCTCAGTCGGAACGTCTAACATCTCTTCCTAAACCCAAGGTCGCCAACAAGTTTGGTGGCGCAGGAGGCTTTTCGGGCACAAAGGCTCCCACACCCGGCGGCTTAGGCTTTGGAGCTCCCGCTCCTGCCAAGTCTGCCCCTGTTGGTGCTGCAAGCCGTACGTTTGCTGATCAAGGCGGAAAGACTCCTGCCCAACTATGGGCCGAGCGAAAGGCCAGGGAGAGGGGGGAAGACACCGCCAGTGCTCCCGCCCCTGCTCCTGTCGGTAGTACTTCTCCTGTTCAGCCACAGAAGAGCGGAAGCGAGTGGAAGAGTGGCTACTCTGGTAAGAGCTGGGCTCCAGTGCAGACCGGTGATTATGGTCGCGGTGTACCTGGACAGATTAGCCAGGAAAACACAGGCGAGCAACCTGAGGATACACCAGCATCGCCATCAGGTGTGTCAGCTCTACGAGACCGTTTCAAGGACACTGCCCCTATCAGCGCAGGagcccctccccctcccGCTGCTCGCCCTGCAGAGGACGACACTACACCGCCGCCTGTTCCTAGCGGTCGACCGTCGGGAGGCTTTGCCCTTCCCGGACTGCCTAGCCGACCAGCACCTGCAGATGAGCAGGACGGCGAACGGGAAGACCCCTCCGCTTACCAAACAGCTGCAGAGCGTGAGAGATCCCCCTCGCCCCCTCGTGTTGCTGTTCCAGTCAGCCGTGGACCTGTGCCAGAAGTCGGCACCCCGCCTGAGCAGCGTGCTCCACCTCCTATTACTCCTAGCCAGATTGATGTGCCCAAAGAGTCTGATCTTGCAGACGACAAGGAGGTCTCATCTACCGCCCGTTTTGCTGGCGGTGCGGCTGCAGGTGTTGCCGTAGGGGCTGCTGTTGGGGTcggagctgctgctgcagcCGGCGCTCTCGAGCGTGAGCCCAGtccagagccagagcctcATCGCGCTCCTGAACCCGCAGCTCAGCCAGCTCAAGAGTCTCAGGGAGGTTATCGTGCCGTGATCCAATACGACTACGAGAAGGCTGAAGACAACGAAATCGACCTGATCGAGGGCGATGTTGTCACTAACATTGACATGGTGGATGAAGATTGGTGGATGGGTACTAACTCACGAGGTGAGAGCGGCCTATTCCCTAGCAACTACGTTGAACTGGTGGGAGATGACGAGTCTGAGCAACcggctgctgctgcggcggcggcacctcctccaccacctgTTGCCGAGCCCGAGCCCGAGCCTGAGCCTCAAGCTCCGGAGCAGCAGGCCGGCCACACGGCTGTTGCCCTCTACGATTACGAGGCGGCAGAAGATAATG AATTGAGCTTCCCTGAAGACGCCACAATTACCAATTTGGAGTTCCCTGACGAGGATTGGTGGTTTGGCCACTATGCTGGACAAGCCGGTCTATTCCCTGCCAATTACGTGCAACTCAACCAGTGA
- a CDS encoding eukaryotic translation initiation factor 3 subunit D, with protein sequence MSSWLTAITPVDQQVYGSSHAITFNAPPAEDESTFSVVSNVRDSTKSRYGRGAVFTRGRGQRGGQAGARGGRTQLQRGGAGAAGRQGYDRGGRSNAGRGGRRFGWKDYDKPARNRDASINVKAEWKLLEEIDFNRLAKLNLDTDEGEDIDDYGFLYHYDRSYDKQPVKGAEKKLTPIDRAAYNVTTSSDPVIQELAEKDEATIFATDSILSMLMCSPRSVYPWDIVISRQGNKIFLDKRDNAALDMVTVNENAADAPLDAADGSKDTINQPNALAEEATYINHNFTNQVVIESESSKVTMAHGNPFYNSSEDTDPPASKAYKYRRFDLSLNEEEPVHLVVRTEVDAVQRNAISGEDQHVSIHALNEFDSKAQGSGGALDWRSKLVTQRGAVVATEMKNNSCKLARWTVQSILASADVMKLGFVSRLTPRSNDKHVVLGVIGWKPRDFANQMNLSLSNGWGIVRTIADMCLSSESQDAKFVLVKDPNKSILRLYEVPAGSFDDDEEEEIEEPQGEEEQ encoded by the exons ATGAGCTCTTGGCTGACCGCAATCACTCCTGTAGACCAACAAGTCTATGGCTCTAGCCACGCCATCACCTTTAATGCCCCTCCCGCCGAGGACGAATCAACATTCTCAGTCGTTAGTAACGTCCGAGACTCGACAAAGTCAAGATACGGCCGCGGGGCCGTCTTCACTCGTGGCCGTGGCCAACGTGGAGGTCAGGCCGGTGCCCGTGGCGGACGAACCCAGCTTCAGAGAGGCGGCGCCGGTGCCGCTGGCCGACAGGGCTACGACCGAGGTGGCCGATCCAATGCTGGTCGTGGCGGTCGCCGCTTTGGCTGGAAGGATTATGACAAGCCTGCTCGTAACCGAGACGCCAGTATCAATGTCAAGGCCGAGtggaagcttcttgaggagaTCGACTTCAACCGCTTGGCTAAGCTAAATCTCGACACCGACGAAGGCGAGGATATTGATGACTACGGTTTCCTCTACCACTATGACCGCTCTTACGACAAGCAGCCTGTCAAGGgcgccgagaagaagcttaCACCAATCGACCGTGCTGCCTACAACGTAACCACGTCATCCGATCCCGTAATTCAAGAGCTTGCCGAGAAGGACGAGGCAACTATCTTCGCCACAGACAGCATTTTGTCCATGCTCATGTGCTCTCCTCGATCCGTTTACCCCTGGGACATTGTCATCTCTCGACAGGGTAACAAGATCTTCTTGGACAAGCGTGATAATGCCGCTCTTGATATGGTGACAGTCAATGAGAATGCCGCCGATGCTCCTCTCGATGCTGCCGATGGTAGTAAGGACACCATCAACCAACCCAATGCCCTCGCCGAAGAGGCCACCTACATCAACCATAACTTCACTAACCAGGTCGTCATCGAGAGCGAGTCGTCAAAGGTCACTATGGCTCACGGCAACCCCTTCTACAACTCCTCCGAGGATACCGACCCTCCTGCCAGCAAGGCCTACAAGTACCGACGCTTCGACCTTTCCCTCAACGAGGAGGAGCCTGTCCACCTTGTCGTCCGAACAGAGGTTGACGCCGTTCAGAGGAACGCCATCAGCGGCGAGGACCAGCACGTCAGCATCCATGCTCTCAACGAGTTTGACAGCAAGGCTCAAGGCAGTGGTGGCGCTCTTGACTGGCGAAGCAAGCTTGTTACCCAGCgtggtgctgttgttgctaCCGAGATGAAGAACAACAGTTGCAAGCTAGCCCGCTGGACAGTGCAGAGCATCCTTGCCAGCGCAGACGTGATGAAGCTTGG TTTTGTTTCCCGTCTTACCCCCCGCTCCAATGACAAGCATGTCGTATTGGGCGTTATTGGCTGGAAGCCCCGCGATTTCGCTAACCAGATGAACCTGTCTCTCTCCAACGGTTGGGGTATTGTTCGCACTATCGCCGACATGTGTCTCAGCAGCGAGAGCCAAGATGCCAAGTTTGTCCTCGTTAAGGACCCGAACAAGTCTATCCTCCGTCTGTACGAGGTGCCTGCTGGCAGcttcgacgatgatgaggaggaggagattgaggagccccagggcgaggaggagcagTAA
- a CDS encoding eukaryotic translation initiation factor 3 subunit D, producing the protein MADSLDYVKICESCPAGDGWGPAVTTETTLNGVPYAPFSKGDKLGRMADWTAEGKDRERGGRAQYNRNFRDQQVYGSSHAITFNAPPAEDESTFSVVSNVRDSTKSRYGRGAVFTRGRGQRGGQAGARGGRTQLQRGGAGAAGRQGYDRGGRSNAGRGGRRFGWKDYDKPARNRDASINVKAEWKLLEEIDFNRLAKLNLDTDEGEDIDDYGFLYHYDRSYDKQPVKGAEKKLTPIDRAAYNVTTSSDPVIQELAEKDEATIFATDSILSMLMCSPRSVYPWDIVISRQGNKIFLDKRDNAALDMVTVNENAADAPLDAADGSKDTINQPNALAEEATYINHNFTNQVVIESESSKVTMAHGNPFYNSSEDTDPPASKAYKYRRFDLSLNEEEPVHLVVRTEVDAVQRNAISGEDQHVSIHALNEFDSKAQGSGGALDWRSKLVTQRGAVVATEMKNNSCKLARWTVQSILASADVMKLGFVSRLTPRSNDKHVVLGVIGWKPRDFANQMNLSLSNGWGIVRTIADMCLSSESQDAKFVLVKDPNKSILRLYEVPAGSFDDDEEEEIEEPQGEEEQ; encoded by the exons ATGGCGGACTCTCTCGACTACGTCAAGATCTGCGAAAGCTGCCCCGCCGGTGACGGTTGGGGTCCTGCAGTCACCACAGAGACCACCCTCAACGGCGTACCATATGCGCCTTTCTCTAAGGGTGACAAGCTGGGACGCATGGCCGACTGGACTGCCGAGGGCAAGGATAGAGAGAGAGGTGGACGGGCACAGTACAACAGGAATTTCCGAG ACCAACAAGTCTATGGCTCTAGCCACGCCATCACCTTTAATGCCCCTCCCGCCGAGGACGAATCAACATTCTCAGTCGTTAGTAACGTCCGAGACTCGACAAAGTCAAGATACGGCCGCGGGGCCGTCTTCACTCGTGGCCGTGGCCAACGTGGAGGTCAGGCCGGTGCCCGTGGCGGACGAACCCAGCTTCAGAGAGGCGGCGCCGGTGCCGCTGGCCGACAGGGCTACGACCGAGGTGGCCGATCCAATGCTGGTCGTGGCGGTCGCCGCTTTGGCTGGAAGGATTATGACAAGCCTGCTCGTAACCGAGACGCCAGTATCAATGTCAAGGCCGAGtggaagcttcttgaggagaTCGACTTCAACCGCTTGGCTAAGCTAAATCTCGACACCGACGAAGGCGAGGATATTGATGACTACGGTTTCCTCTACCACTATGACCGCTCTTACGACAAGCAGCCTGTCAAGGgcgccgagaagaagcttaCACCAATCGACCGTGCTGCCTACAACGTAACCACGTCATCCGATCCCGTAATTCAAGAGCTTGCCGAGAAGGACGAGGCAACTATCTTCGCCACAGACAGCATTTTGTCCATGCTCATGTGCTCTCCTCGATCCGTTTACCCCTGGGACATTGTCATCTCTCGACAGGGTAACAAGATCTTCTTGGACAAGCGTGATAATGCCGCTCTTGATATGGTGACAGTCAATGAGAATGCCGCCGATGCTCCTCTCGATGCTGCCGATGGTAGTAAGGACACCATCAACCAACCCAATGCCCTCGCCGAAGAGGCCACCTACATCAACCATAACTTCACTAACCAGGTCGTCATCGAGAGCGAGTCGTCAAAGGTCACTATGGCTCACGGCAACCCCTTCTACAACTCCTCCGAGGATACCGACCCTCCTGCCAGCAAGGCCTACAAGTACCGACGCTTCGACCTTTCCCTCAACGAGGAGGAGCCTGTCCACCTTGTCGTCCGAACAGAGGTTGACGCCGTTCAGAGGAACGCCATCAGCGGCGAGGACCAGCACGTCAGCATCCATGCTCTCAACGAGTTTGACAGCAAGGCTCAAGGCAGTGGTGGCGCTCTTGACTGGCGAAGCAAGCTTGTTACCCAGCgtggtgctgttgttgctaCCGAGATGAAGAACAACAGTTGCAAGCTAGCCCGCTGGACAGTGCAGAGCATCCTTGCCAGCGCAGACGTGATGAAGCTTGG TTTTGTTTCCCGTCTTACCCCCCGCTCCAATGACAAGCATGTCGTATTGGGCGTTATTGGCTGGAAGCCCCGCGATTTCGCTAACCAGATGAACCTGTCTCTCTCCAACGGTTGGGGTATTGTTCGCACTATCGCCGACATGTGTCTCAGCAGCGAGAGCCAAGATGCCAAGTTTGTCCTCGTTAAGGACCCGAACAAGTCTATCCTCCGTCTGTACGAGGTGCCTGCTGGCAGcttcgacgatgatgaggaggaggagattgaggagccccagggcgaggaggagcagTAA